The Kordia sp. SMS9 DNA window CTTCAATTTAGGAGACCACTGGAATATCCTACCAACACTTTCAGCAATCAGCGTTTCTAAATATGTTGGAGACGGATTTTCTGTAGGAGTAAGAGGTTCTGTTAATAGAATTGAAAAGTTTGGATCTCAACGAGTAGAAGATTTAACGTATTACTCATTTGATGCATTAATCAAGTACAACCTTAATGAACTTTATGACTTAGGAAAATTTGATCCTTATGTAGAAGTTGGTGGTGGTTATGCTTGGGTTGATGATATCGGAGCAGGTACTGTAAACGGAGGTTTAGGTATCAACTACTGGTTCAACGAAAACATTGCATTAAATGTACAAACAACATATAAGCACTCTTTTGAGGACTATTTAGCTCCTCACTTCCAACACCTTGCAGGTATCGCTATCAAGTTTGGTGGAAAAGATACTGATGATGATGGAATTTTTGACAAAGATGATGCTTGTCCAGACGTAAAAGGTTTACCAGAATTCAACGGATGTCCTGATACTGACGGTGACGGAATTGAAGATAGTAAAGATGACTGTCCTGATACAGCTGGTTTAGCTGCATTAAACGGATGTCCTGATACTGATGGTGACGGAATTGCTGATGGTAAAGATGACTGTCCAGAAGTAGCAGGTTCTGCTGCAATGAACGGATGTCCTGATACTGATGGTGACGGAATCACTGACAAAAAAGATAACTGCCCAACGGAAGCTGGACCATCTGCAAACAAAGGATGCCCATGGACTGATAAAGACGGTGACGGAGTATTAGACAAAGATGACAGATGTCCAGAAGTAGCTGGTGTTGCTGAGAACGACGGATGTCCTCCAATTCCAAGAATGACTGTAACTGAAATTACTGAGTTAGGTAACTTAGCTAGAACAGTATACTTCAACTCTGGTAAAGATTCTTTCAAAGCTGAAACGTATGCTATTTTAGACAAAATCGTTGAGTTAATCAAAGGTTTCCCTAAAGAATCATTCGAAATCGGTGGACACACTGACAGTGTAGGATCTGATTCTTTAAACCAAAAGTTATCTGAAAAGAGAGCTAATGCTGTTAAGAAATACTTAGAATCAAAATTATCTAATAGCTTTACTGCTAAAGGATATGGTGAAGCTGAGCCAATTGCATCTAACAGAACAAGAAAAGGTAGAGCACAAAACAGAAGAGTAGAGATTAAATTGAAAAACTAATTTAAGATCTCAATAACATTATAAAAAACGCCTCGATATATCGAGGCGTTTTTTTATTTTTACAACATGAAGTCATTTCTTTCACATGTTGTTCACTACATTTTAGAAGCAAACACCGATATTAGCAATCTTACGTTGGTGTTACCAAGTAAAAGAGCTGGTGTCTTCTTAAAACACGAACTTTCTCAGCAAATTCAACAAACGTCTTTTGCACCTGATATTCTCAGTATTGAAGAATTAGTAGAACAAATTTCTGGCTATACTTCCGTGAGCAATACCGAACTACTATTCGAATTTTATACCATTTACAAGGAGTTAACCCCAAAAGATGCACAAGAACCGTTTGATTCTTTTTCCAAATGGGCACAAATATTATTGCAAGACTTTAATGAAATTGATCGCTATCTCATTTCGCATAAAGAAATTTTCAACTATTTAAGCGCCGTGCAACGCATTCAACAATGGTCGCCAGATAAGGAACCGAGCGATTTGATGAATAATTATTTGAAGTTTTGGGATAAATTAGAGCAATATTACGATGCACTTACTGAAAAAATAACGCAAAAAGGAATTGCCTATCAAGGATTGGTATACAGAGAAGCCGTAGATAGTTTGGAATTTTATCTGCAAAAAAATGAAAAGAAAAAACATTACTTCATTGGATTCAACGCTTTAAATACTGCCGAAGAAAAAATTATTCAAGAGTTTTTAGAAGTCGGTTTGGCAGAAATTTTATGGGATACAGATCATGTTTTCTTTGACGATCCTGAACACGATGCAAGTTTGTTTTTGCGCCGCCATCGCTACGAATGGAATTATTTTGAAAAACATGACTTTTCGTGGGTTGCAGATAACTTTTCAGCCAAGAAAAATATTGAAATTATTGGGGTTCCTAAAAATATTACCCAAGCCAAATACATTGGAGAAATTCTTCAAACCTTACAAAGAGAAGATGAAACGTTGCAAGATGTCGCAGTGGTTTTGGGTGATGAACAATTATTAATTCCGTGTTTAAATTCGCTTCCACAAGCCATAGAACGGCTCAATATTACAATGGGATTTCCGCTAAAAGACATTCCACTCGCCACAACGTTCAACAATTTATATCTGCTGCAAGAACATCAAAGAAACGATACGTTTTACTATAAAAATATCATCAATGTGCTGTCGGACACAAATTTACGACCACTTTTTCAACAAAAAGACAAAAATATAGCCGCAGAAATTATTGAGTATATTCAATCGAACAATATCATTTATGTAGCTACAGAAAATATTGTAGCACGTTTTCCAAAGGCACTTCAAGAAATTGCACAGCTTTTGTTTACCTATTGGAATGACAAACCAAAAGTTGCCATTCAAAATTGTATAAAATTAATTCGTTATTTAAAGGCAATATTGATCGAAGATCGAGAACAACATTTACTCTCACTAGAATATTTGTATCGTTTCAATGAAGTCTTCAATCAATTGCAATTGTTGACCAAACAACACAATTACATCTCAGATATTAAATCTTTATTGGCGTTATACAAAGAAATTATCAGCACAGAAACACTCGATTTTAAAGGCGAACCACTCCAGGGATTGCAATTAATGGGCATGTTAGAAACACGTGTACTCGATTTTAAAACCGTGATTCTTTCCTCAGTAAACGAAGGCATTTTGCCTTCTGGGAAAAGCAACAATTCGTTCATTCCGTTTGACTTGAAAAAACAGTTCAACCTGCCAACATATAAAGAAAAAGACGCCATTTACACCTATCATTTCTATCGATTATTGCACAGAGCGGAAAATGTATATTTACTCTACAACACAGAAGCTGAAGGACTTGGTGGTGGCGAACGCAGTCGTTTTTTAATGCAATTGGAAACGTACAACATGCCAAATCACACTTTAACGCAGAATGTAGTGATTCCGAAAATGCCTAAAATTGAACATGCACCGCAAGTGGTACAAAAAGAAACATCTGTCATTGATCGCCTAAAAGATATAGCCAACAAAGGATTTTCACCTTCTGCGTTGACTTCCTACATTCGAAATCCGATCGATTTTTATTACCAAAAAATATTGGGCATCAACGAGTATGAAGCAGTAGAAGAAACGGTTGCTGCAAACACGCTTGGAACGGTTGTACACGATACCTTAGAGTTATTGTATAAACCATTTGAAGGCAAAATTGTCACGACCAACGACATCAAAGCGATGTTTGGCAATGTAGAAGAATTGGTGGTGAGAAATTTTAAGAAAACCTATGGAGAAGGCAACATTCACCGGGGAAAAAACCTCATCATTTTTAATGTTGCCAAACGCTATGTGACTAACTTTTTACAGCAAGAATTGCAAACCTTGAAAAGTGGAAAAACACTGCGAATTCTTCAAATAGAACAAACCTTAAAAGCAAAAGTAGAAATTCCGGAACTAGATTTTCCTGTATTTATTGGCGGAAAAGTGGATCGTGTAGACGAATTGGACGGCGTCATGCGTATTATAGACTATAAAACGGGAAAAGTAATGCAAGGCGATGTAGAAATTGTCGATTGGGATTTGCTCACACAAGATTATAAATTTAGCAAAAGCTTTCAAGTGTTGGCGTACGCGTATATGATGCAGCATGAACAAGGATTACAGCCAGAAACCGAAGCAGGCATTATATCGTTTAAAAATTTACAAAGCGGATTTTTAAAATTTGGCACGAAAGAATCTTCAAGAGCACGCACCAAAAATCAAGCAGTGACTACAGAAACCTTAGATGTTTTTTTAGTGGAGCTAAAACAGCTCATTCTCGAAATTTGTAACATAGACATTCCATTCACCGAAAAAGAAGTGTAAGCATGATACAGAAGCTCAAAAACACCATTTTAACACGCAAAAACGACAAAAACATACTGATTGATTACTTTTTTAAAAAGAACGATCAGCCGAAACCTGTGGTCATTTTTTGTCATGGTTATAAAGGTTTTAAAGATTGGGGCGCATGGAATTTGGTGGCAGAAGCCTTCGCGGCGGCGGATTGTTTCTTTGTGAAATTTAATTTTTCACACAACGGCGGCACAATGCAACAACCGATCGACTTTCCAGATTTGGAAGCGTTTGGCGAAAACAATTATAGTAAAGAATTGAACGATTTGCACTATGTGATCAATCACATAATAAGCGATACGTTTGTTCATTCTGCGGAAGCGAACACACAATACATATCCTTAATTGGACATTCACGCGGCGGCGGAATTGTAACAATCAAAGCTGCAGAAGAACCCAAAATTACCCAACTTATTTCTTGGGCTGGTGTATGTGATTACGCAACTCGATTCCCAAAAGGAAAAGCTTTGGAAGACTGGAAAAATTCAGGTGTTTTTTATGTCGTGAATGGCAGAACCAAACAAGAAATGCCACATTTCTATCAGTTTTTTGAAGATTTTCAATCAAATTCAACGCGTTTGAATATTGAAAGTGCCGCTAAAAATATTGAAATTCCACACCTACTCATTCACGGAACTACCGATACCGCAGTTCCTGTGGAAGAAGCAAAAAAAATCCAGCAATGGAATCCAAAAAGTAAGTTGCAGCTTATTGAAAATGCTGATCATGTATTTGGCGCACGACATCCGTGGAAAGAAACCAAACTGCCAAAAGATTTACAAGAAGTGGTTGAAACGACGATTGAGTTCATTAAAAAGCAAAAAAGCGAGTCCTAAAACCCGCTTTTTCTACAACTACTATTTTTCTTATTTTGGTGGCCCCATACATGTTTCCTGGTGGCAACTATAAACAGGAGCTGTGTCTCCACTACACGGATCGCCTGTAGCGCCTCCAACCTTTGCTGTCAAGTCTTTTACTTTAAACTCGCTAATTACTTTTTTGCGTAATTGCAAGCTCTTCAAATTTTGTTTTTTCATGATTTAAAATTTTTGGTTAATTCTTCAAGTTACAAAATATATGAAGAAGCTTTCCAACGTTGAAAAGCTGCAAACAAAAAAAGCTGCTCAATGTGAAGATTGAACAGCTTTCATCGTATAAAATATTTCTTTTCTTAGTCAGTTCCTTTTAAAACCAATAAAGGCAAACGACTTTCAAAATCGACTTTCTTTACAGAGTTTTGCTCCCACAATTTTTTGAAAAATCCACGTTTGCGTCTAAACACACAAATCATATCTGGATTATTAGCATTTAAATGCTCTAATACACCTTGAAATAACGTAGAATTTTCAGAACTTCTGTATGCAGATGTAATGGCTGCCAATTCTGAATGAAACTCTAAATCTTCAGGTAAAAAATTCGGTGTTTTTATTTGTAGCAAGCGCATTTTTGCTCCAAAAACTTCTAAAATCGTTTCCAACGGCTGCAGTACTTCTTTTCGTTTGATCACACCAGATTTAATCGCTGTCAACACCTTTTTAATTGGTTTAAATGTATATCCTTCTGGCACCACTAATACGGAAATATCCGTTTGTTTTACGATGCTCCCTGAAGTACTTCCCAAAAACATTTCTTCTTTAATAGAGTTGCTTCGTGGCCCCAAAATAATCAAGTCAATTCCTAGCTCTTTATCAATAGAATTAATGCTATCAATGACATTTCCTTTCGCAGAA harbors:
- a CDS encoding OmpA family protein encodes the protein MKHLSRFLVALLLVVGFSNVKAQDSNNPWQINISVNAVDFYPTNDMEAAGVTGKWFDEYFNLGDHWNILPTLSAISVSKYVGDGFSVGVRGSVNRIEKFGSQRVEDLTYYSFDALIKYNLNELYDLGKFDPYVEVGGGYAWVDDIGAGTVNGGLGINYWFNENIALNVQTTYKHSFEDYLAPHFQHLAGIAIKFGGKDTDDDGIFDKDDACPDVKGLPEFNGCPDTDGDGIEDSKDDCPDTAGLAALNGCPDTDGDGIADGKDDCPEVAGSAAMNGCPDTDGDGITDKKDNCPTEAGPSANKGCPWTDKDGDGVLDKDDRCPEVAGVAENDGCPPIPRMTVTEITELGNLARTVYFNSGKDSFKAETYAILDKIVELIKGFPKESFEIGGHTDSVGSDSLNQKLSEKRANAVKKYLESKLSNSFTAKGYGEAEPIASNRTRKGRAQNRRVEIKLKN
- a CDS encoding PD-(D/E)XK nuclease family protein — encoded protein: MKSFLSHVVHYILEANTDISNLTLVLPSKRAGVFLKHELSQQIQQTSFAPDILSIEELVEQISGYTSVSNTELLFEFYTIYKELTPKDAQEPFDSFSKWAQILLQDFNEIDRYLISHKEIFNYLSAVQRIQQWSPDKEPSDLMNNYLKFWDKLEQYYDALTEKITQKGIAYQGLVYREAVDSLEFYLQKNEKKKHYFIGFNALNTAEEKIIQEFLEVGLAEILWDTDHVFFDDPEHDASLFLRRHRYEWNYFEKHDFSWVADNFSAKKNIEIIGVPKNITQAKYIGEILQTLQREDETLQDVAVVLGDEQLLIPCLNSLPQAIERLNITMGFPLKDIPLATTFNNLYLLQEHQRNDTFYYKNIINVLSDTNLRPLFQQKDKNIAAEIIEYIQSNNIIYVATENIVARFPKALQEIAQLLFTYWNDKPKVAIQNCIKLIRYLKAILIEDREQHLLSLEYLYRFNEVFNQLQLLTKQHNYISDIKSLLALYKEIISTETLDFKGEPLQGLQLMGMLETRVLDFKTVILSSVNEGILPSGKSNNSFIPFDLKKQFNLPTYKEKDAIYTYHFYRLLHRAENVYLLYNTEAEGLGGGERSRFLMQLETYNMPNHTLTQNVVIPKMPKIEHAPQVVQKETSVIDRLKDIANKGFSPSALTSYIRNPIDFYYQKILGINEYEAVEETVAANTLGTVVHDTLELLYKPFEGKIVTTNDIKAMFGNVEELVVRNFKKTYGEGNIHRGKNLIIFNVAKRYVTNFLQQELQTLKSGKTLRILQIEQTLKAKVEIPELDFPVFIGGKVDRVDELDGVMRIIDYKTGKVMQGDVEIVDWDLLTQDYKFSKSFQVLAYAYMMQHEQGLQPETEAGIISFKNLQSGFLKFGTKESSRARTKNQAVTTETLDVFLVELKQLILEICNIDIPFTEKEV
- a CDS encoding S9 family peptidase — encoded protein: MIQKLKNTILTRKNDKNILIDYFFKKNDQPKPVVIFCHGYKGFKDWGAWNLVAEAFAAADCFFVKFNFSHNGGTMQQPIDFPDLEAFGENNYSKELNDLHYVINHIISDTFVHSAEANTQYISLIGHSRGGGIVTIKAAEEPKITQLISWAGVCDYATRFPKGKALEDWKNSGVFYVVNGRTKQEMPHFYQFFEDFQSNSTRLNIESAAKNIEIPHLLIHGTTDTAVPVEEAKKIQQWNPKSKLQLIENADHVFGARHPWKETKLPKDLQEVVETTIEFIKKQKSES
- a CDS encoding universal stress protein; this encodes MNHILVPIGESTNAKNTLQYAIDFAQAVDAKVFVFRAFKVLSKAGTILNVDEIVSREVTTSVKEVVNSVDLKDVEVSVISAKGNVIDSINSIDKELGIDLIILGPRSNSIKEEMFLGSTSGSIVKQTDISVLVVPEGYTFKPIKKVLTAIKSGVIKRKEVLQPLETILEVFGAKMRLLQIKTPNFLPEDLEFHSELAAITSAYRSSENSTLFQGVLEHLNANNPDMICVFRRKRGFFKKLWEQNSVKKVDFESRLPLLVLKGTD